The Balearica regulorum gibbericeps isolate bBalReg1 chromosome 5, bBalReg1.pri, whole genome shotgun sequence genomic interval AGGTCTGGCAGGGAGAAAGTGCTGAGACACCTAATTCTGTGCTGGGTGAGTGCCTGCACTGTCATGTCtacccacagccacagcccaAAGCCGCAGCCTGGCACCTCCTAAATATCACAGGCATGTCACCGGCTACTGATTTCTATGTGAGGGGACAGGAGAAACTGGTCGTTAAACTGGCAGCGAAGCTGTGAGCGGAGCTCAGGTGTCCAATGGCACAGATGATGGCCCAGGTGGCCCTGGGCAAGTCACTTATTCTGCACCTCATTGCCCCAGCGATGATGCCGCAGCAATGACAGCAATTCTCAAGTCCCTCCAGCCCTATGCCTGCATGTGGCAAAGCCCACTGCTGGAAAAATTAAAGGCTCCTGCTGGCTTCGCGGGCTCAGCAGAGGGAAGCGCAGTGATGTGACTCCCCAGGAAGATCTCTGTGCAAGGAGCCATGGCCCTGGAGGGTGGGCAGAGCGTAGGCAGAGCAAGGTGGCATTTGCTGCTTGAGCAGGGACCTGCTCAGAcgtggggcaggcagctgcGGCAGCAAACAGGCACACACCTGCCAGCCACAGTCATGGCACCGGGGCCGGGTGCCGCACACTGTGATGGCTGCAGACTCGCTCGCCatgcagcccagctcctggcacaCCTCTCCTGCTGCCGCTCCTCAtccaaaaggaaggaagaaggaagttttggCTACAAGGAAGTGTTCATGCTAGAATAAGGGGCTTGCTATGGGGAGAGCAGTAGTGAAAaacctttctgctttaaatttgaAGCCTTCCCTTAAGCTGCATCAATGTTGCCATGTGCGTGGGTCATGTTTCCGAGCCAGCATGACCCCAGCTTGTGGTACCACCATCTCCACTTCCACCTGCAACATGGACACCAGGCTCGCTGGAAGCCCAAGAGCAAATCCTCTTGTTCCTCAGTCCTGTGAGAGAGGCAAAAATAGCCAAAAAAGGGTGTTGGCTAATGGTGGGGCTTGCCTGGGGCTGGGCAAATCCTTGGCAAGCTCTGCTTCCTGGCCAGGGAGGAGCCAGTATAAAACAGCTCTTGTTTTTATTCCCCCTACAGCCAGGTGATTCCTCTTCTCAAAAATAAGCTAAAACTCCCTAATTCatccccccctccctctgctTTCCGAAGGCAGGCTTGCAACGATACAAATGAAAAGCCCATAGGCAAAGGGGCTGGCTGGCACAGAGCCCTCTCTGCCTGTGGTTCCCTCCTGTTTCACGCCTCGTTGCCAAAGTGGCCAAGCCCTAAATGCTTGGGTTCTATGTTTTAATTGTGTTTGCTCTCATTAGAGCCCTGGGCCACCAGCATGTGCTACTGGACAGGAAATCCCCACCCTGTTATTTTTGCTTGCGTCTCCAGGTCACCCCAGCGTAGTCACGGCGGTGGCAGCCAGGAAAGGCCAGGCGATggcctccctgctccccagcagccccacggCCATCGCCACCACGGCTCAGCCAGGCTTCCTGGGCGGCTGGCTTAGCCAGATCCCATGTGAGTATGGTGGTGCTTGCCCCGCTCTCTTGGGCAGCATTATCCAGGGGGGTTCCCAGACTCTGAAGCTTCATCTCCACATCTTCCTCCCTCCAAATCCCTTTTTCCAGCGGGGTCTGTCAGGGTGGAGATGCTGCAGAGTGGTACTGTGGCACTCTGGGAGCACAGGGCGTCCTTGCTGCCTGTTTGGGGTATGGTCTCTAGCCGCAGCCTCCCTGCGTGGGGCCTCTCCAGGGTTATAGGGGCAATTTTGAAAGTACAACTCCTTAACGCTGAAGCACCAGGAAGAGGTTTAAATGCATTCTACATGTTTTTGCTTGGGTTTAACTCTTCCATCCATCTCTGCTCCCTGAACATCACACCAGTACCCAAATGGGCGCTCATCGCTGTGGCAGTGgccattctcctcctcctcttcctcatctgcATCATCAGGTGCTGCTGTGGCAAGAAGAAGTCCAAGAAGAAGGAGAGAGTCAGCTTGTGCGCTGTCAGTGGCTCCACCACGGCTAGCCTCGTGCGTTgtgctttcccctctcccccaccttcctcctccctgagAGATTTGCTGCCGCACTGCCTGGtcctgggggtggtgggaacATGGCACGGCTGGGGATGTGGCTGAGCACGTCCTGAGGGATAGTGCCGCTCTCTTCTGCAGGTCCAGCCTGAGATGGAGGACCTGGAGCAGGGCATGGAGCAGACGGGACGAGGAAAGCTGCAGTACTCCCTGGAGTACAACTTCTGCGCGCAGGAGGTGGGGATGCTTGTGGCTATGGCACAGCAGGGAAAAGGCTTTGCTCTTGTGTGGTCCCTCCTTGCTGCCGACTGAGGTGGGCCATACCCTCTTGCACCTCCTCCACTGCCCACAGCCTGTCGGCTCTAATGCCCACGAGGCGTGGAGGCATCCTCCCTGCTGCACTTGCTTGCTTTCCACTGAACCCTCAGTCATCTGGCTCTATCCTCTCCACCTAGTGACCTTGTGTATCGCTCCTTTTAAGCTGAAAGTTGGTGTGAAGCAGGCAGCCGAGCTAAAGGCCATGGACAGTGGAGGCACATCTGATCCATATGTGATCGTCTACCTAACATCTGATACGAAGAAAAAGTACGAGACCAAAGTTTATCGCAAGACCTTGAACCCCATCTTCAACGAGAGCTTCACTTTCCAGGTAGGACACTATAGCTGATGAAGGTTTTGTGGTCCCATCAAGAGCATTGAATGGGCACCGTGTCCCATGCATAAACCTCTCCAGGCAGGGAGATGCCTTTGCAACTGGGATTGGGAAGTGTCAGACAGAAAGATCTGTTATCATGTCTGCTGCCCTGTCCCATGGGGCAGGGCTGCCACTGAGGAGTGAGTCCAGGCTTTCAGGTCCTTTCCTGCAGGTACCCCAGGCAGAGGTGCCTGAATCCACGCTGGTGATGCAGATCTATGACTTCAACCGCTTCACCAAGCATGACATCATCGGTGAGGTCCGCCTACCCCTGGCCAGTGTCAGCCTGCAGCATGTCATTGAGCAGTGGAGCAACCTGGCAGTGG includes:
- the SYT8 gene encoding synaptotagmin-8; the encoded protein is MASLLPSSPTAIATTAQPGFLGGWLSQIPLPKWALIAVAVAILLLLFLICIIRCCCGKKKSKKKERVSLCAVSGSTTASLVQPEMEDLEQGMEQTGRGKLQYSLEYNFCAQELKVGVKQAAELKAMDSGGTSDPYVIVYLTSDTKKKYETKVYRKTLNPIFNESFTFQVPQAEVPESTLVMQIYDFNRFTKHDIIGEVRLPLASVSLQHVIEQWSNLAVASKVEEEQLGEICFSLRYVPSTGKLTVLILEAKKLKRMDSHGLSDPFVKVHLILNRKKWKKKTTSVKKNTLRPYFNEMFVFDVPFNQIQNVDVVISVWDHDKVTKNEPIGKLFLGCRATGNQLRHWSDMLSNPRRPLAQWHSLQPPDVVDKALGLKSHLKLPLPPR